GCCGCCATCAGCGAGGAGCCGACGAGGAAGGCGTTGGCATGGCTGCCGAGCCGCTCGACGTCAGCGCGCGTCGCCACGCCTGATTCGCTCACCAGAGTGACGCCGTCCGGCACGAGCGCGGCGAGGCGCTCGGTCACCGCGAGATCGGTCTTCAGCGTCTTGAGGTCGCGGTTGTTGATCCCGACAAGGGTTGCGCCAAGGCCGAGCGCACGGGCGAGTTCGGCTTCGTCATGGACCTCGACCAGCACGTCCATGCCGAGCCGCTGCGCCTCAGCCATCACCGCCTTCGCCTCGTCGTCGTCGAGGACCGAGAGCATGCACAGCACCGCGTCAGCGCCGTGGCGGCGGGCCTCGCCGACCTGGGCCGCGACGACCACAAAGTCCTTGGCGATGATCGGGCCATCGAACCTGGCGCGAACCTCGTCGAGCGCAGCGAAGGAGCCGGCGAAATAGCGTTCGTCGGTCAGGACGCTGACTCCATCGGCGACCCCGGCATAAGCGGCGATGGCGCTGCCGACGTCGTGGCGCGAGCGATGCCCCGAGGGCGAGGCGCGCTTCACTTCCATGATGAAGCGGGCGCCTGGCCGGGCCAGCGCGGCGCGCATGCTGCGGGTGGTCGGCGCGACGCCGGCGGGATCGAAGTCGCGGAGACGCTCGGCGACCTCGCGGCGCTTGTGCGCGACTATCTCGGCAAGAACGCTCATGCGCGGCTCGCCGCGACGAAGGCGTCGAGGGTTCGTCCGGCCGCACCCGAGCGCAGCAGATCGAGGGCGTGGGCGACGCCATCGCGGAAGGAGGGAGCGCGACCCGCAGTCCAGAGCAAGGCACCCGCATTGAGCGCGACCGCCTGATTCTCGGCGTCCGATCCGCCGCCGTCGAGCAGAGCCCGCAAGCGCTGCGCATTTTCGGCCGGATCGCCGCCCTCGAGCGCATGAAGCGCGACCGGCTCGAAGCCGGCGTCCTCGGGCGACAGGGTCAGTTCCTCGAGTTCGCCGCCCGAGAGTCGGATGGCCCGGGTCTCACCGTGAAGCGCAACCTCGTCGAGGCCACTGCCATGGACCACCAGCGCCTGCTCGACGCCGAGCGCCTGGAGAACCTGCGCGATCCGGCGGAGCATGCGGACGTCGGCGACGCCGAGCAATTGAACCGGCGGACGGGCCGGGTTCACGCAAGGGCCCAGGAGGTTCATCACCGTTCGCACCGACAATTGGCGTCGGACGACGGCGGCGTGGCGCATGCCCGGGTGATAGGCCGGCGCAAACAGGAAGGTGAAGCCGGTCTCGTCGAGCACTGCGCGGGCCCGCGCCGGGCTGAGCTCGAGCTTTGCCCCGAGCGCTTCGAGGACGTCGGCCGACCCGCATTTGCTCGAGACCGAGCGATTGCCGTGCTTGGCGACCTTGAGGCCCGCTGCCGCCGCGACCAGCCCGGCCGCGGTCGAGACGTTGATCGTCCCCGACCCGTCGCCGCCGGTGCCGCAGCAATCGGCGAACTGCCCGTCCGGGCGCTCGAAGGGCGTGGCGGCGGCGAGGAGGGCCTGGGCTGCACCGATCATTTCCTCGGGCGTTTCGCCCTTCATTCGAAGCGCGATGAGCATCCCACCGATCTCTCCCGGCTCGAGCCGGCCGAGAACCAGCCGCTCGAACAGGTGCTGGCTATCCTCGGCACTGAGGTCCTCGCCCGCAAGCAGGCGCGGCAGGGGATTGGGTAC
This genomic window from Sphingomonas rosea contains:
- the trpCF gene encoding bifunctional indole-3-glycerol-phosphate synthase TrpC/phosphoribosylanthranilate isomerase TrpF produces the protein MSVLAEIVAHKRREVAERLRDFDPAGVAPTTRSMRAALARPGARFIMEVKRASPSGHRSRHDVGSAIAAYAGVADGVSVLTDERYFAGSFAALDEVRARFDGPIIAKDFVVVAAQVGEARRHGADAVLCMLSVLDDDEAKAVMAEAQRLGMDVLVEVHDEAELARALGLGATLVGINNRDLKTLKTDLAVTERLAALVPDGVTLVSESGVATRADVERLGSHANAFLVGSSLMAADDVHEAARALVFGRVKICGLTRDEDVEAAAASGATHAGLIMVPGTPRALSLEQARPLAAAARTAGLKPVGVFRDRPADEIADTAEALGLTAVQLHGDESAANVAGLRDRFEGEIWTAGFADRGGDRLVFDSPGGGTGEPCDWDAVRAHPDRVRAFLAGGIGPDNARAAQATGVYGLDASSRLESARGIKDHHKVRALFDALRLPDRSQTNEA
- the trpD gene encoding anthranilate phosphoribosyltransferase, whose protein sequence is MSPTAQYTAVIPPAPPVDTGPVPNPLPRLLAGEDLSAEDSQHLFERLVLGRLEPGEIGGMLIALRMKGETPEEMIGAAQALLAAATPFERPDGQFADCCGTGGDGSGTINVSTAAGLVAAAAGLKVAKHGNRSVSSKCGSADVLEALGAKLELSPARARAVLDETGFTFLFAPAYHPGMRHAAVVRRQLSVRTVMNLLGPCVNPARPPVQLLGVADVRMLRRIAQVLQALGVEQALVVHGSGLDEVALHGETRAIRLSGGELEELTLSPEDAGFEPVALHALEGGDPAENAQRLRALLDGGGSDAENQAVALNAGALLWTAGRAPSFRDGVAHALDLLRSGAAGRTLDAFVAASRA